Proteins co-encoded in one Polynucleobacter sp. MG-6-Vaara-E2 genomic window:
- the radA gene encoding DNA repair protein RadA has translation MAKVKTVYICQSCGGTSAKWQGQCPSCQAWNTLEEGLPETTSNSRFQGLAQSLPRQKLSAITAEDLPRFSTGVEEFDRVLGGGLVPGGVVLLGGDPGIGKSTLLLQALAEMSSAGMNVLYSSGEESAAQIALRAKRIALNAPQLEVLAEIQLEKLISIMDTVKPQVLVVDSIQTLYSEVLSSAPGSVAQVRECAAQLTRAAKSSGICVLMVGHVTKDGHLAGPRVLEHIVDTVLYFEGDTHSSFRLVRSIKNRFGAVNELGVFAMTEKGLRGVTNPSAIFLSQHEQMVPGACVLVTQEGSRPLLVEIQALVDTAHVPNPRRLAVGLEQARLAMLLAVLHRHAGVACFDQDVFLNAVGGVKISEPAADLAVLLAIQSSIRNRALPKELIVFGEVGLAGEIRPCPRGQERLKEAAKLGFTVAIIPKANMPKTKIPGLKVIPVERIDQAIAAAAELS, from the coding sequence TTGGCTAAAGTCAAAACAGTTTATATCTGCCAGTCTTGTGGCGGTACTTCTGCAAAATGGCAGGGGCAGTGCCCATCTTGTCAGGCGTGGAACACTTTGGAAGAGGGTTTGCCAGAGACTACATCCAATTCTCGATTCCAAGGTTTAGCCCAATCACTACCAAGACAAAAGCTTTCTGCAATTACTGCGGAAGATTTACCGCGCTTTAGTACTGGAGTTGAAGAGTTTGACCGTGTACTGGGTGGTGGCTTAGTTCCCGGCGGCGTGGTTCTATTGGGTGGCGATCCCGGTATTGGTAAGTCCACCTTGCTACTGCAAGCTCTTGCAGAGATGAGTTCTGCTGGTATGAATGTTCTTTATAGTAGTGGCGAAGAATCTGCCGCGCAAATTGCCTTGCGCGCAAAACGGATTGCCCTAAATGCTCCGCAGCTTGAAGTCTTGGCAGAGATTCAGTTGGAAAAACTGATCTCCATCATGGATACCGTCAAGCCACAAGTATTAGTGGTCGACTCCATTCAGACTTTGTACTCAGAAGTATTAAGTTCTGCTCCAGGATCTGTTGCGCAAGTGCGAGAGTGCGCTGCTCAGCTGACTAGGGCGGCAAAGTCCAGTGGTATTTGTGTATTAATGGTAGGTCACGTAACTAAAGATGGGCACTTGGCTGGTCCACGCGTATTGGAACATATCGTCGATACCGTACTGTATTTTGAGGGCGACACCCACTCTTCATTCCGCTTAGTTCGTTCAATTAAAAATCGCTTTGGCGCGGTGAATGAGCTTGGGGTATTTGCGATGACCGAAAAAGGTCTGCGTGGCGTCACCAATCCATCAGCTATTTTCTTGTCGCAACATGAGCAAATGGTGCCTGGCGCTTGTGTGTTGGTAACGCAAGAGGGTAGTAGACCGCTATTAGTGGAAATTCAGGCTTTGGTTGATACAGCGCATGTGCCAAATCCACGCCGTTTAGCAGTCGGCTTAGAGCAGGCTCGACTGGCAATGCTTCTGGCGGTATTGCATCGTCACGCTGGTGTTGCTTGTTTTGACCAGGATGTTTTCTTAAATGCAGTTGGTGGCGTCAAGATTTCAGAGCCAGCGGCCGACTTAGCAGTGCTCTTGGCAATTCAGTCATCAATTCGTAATCGGGCGCTGCCTAAAGAGCTGATTGTGTTTGGTGAAGTGGGGTTGGCAGGAGAGATTCGTCCGTGCCCGCGGGGTCAAGAGCGCTTGAAGGAGGCTGCTAAGCTAGGCTTCACGGTAGCCATTATTCCAAAAGCAAATATGCCTAAGACCAAGATTCCGGGACTAAAGGTAATTCCAGTAGAGCGGATTGATCAGGCAATCGCTGCGGCAGCCGAGCTGAGTTAA